A region from the Lemur catta isolate mLemCat1 chromosome 7, mLemCat1.pri, whole genome shotgun sequence genome encodes:
- the CTTN gene encoding src substrate cortactin isoform X2, giving the protein MWKASAGHAVSITQDDGGADDWETDPDFVNDVSEKEQRWGAKTVQGSGHQEHIDIHKLRENVFQEHQTLKEKELETGPKASHGYGGKFGVEQDRMDKSAVGHEYQSKLSKHCSQVDSVRGFGGKFGVQMDRVDQSAVGFEYQGKTEKHASQKDYSSGFGGKYGVQADRVDKSAVGFDYQGKTEKHESQRDYSKGFGGKYGIDKDKVDKSAVGFEYQGKTEKHESQKDYVKGFGGKFGVQTDRQDKCALGWDHQEKLQLHESQKDYSKGFGGKYGVQKDRMDKNASTFEDVAKVSPAYQKTVPVEAVTSKTSNIRANFENLAKEKEQEDRRKAEAERAQRMAKERQEQEEARRKLEEQARAKAHTPPASPAPQPAEERQPPSPVYEDAASFKVEPSYRGPVSGIEPEPAYGMEAADYREAGGQQGLAYAPEAVYESTEAPGHYPAEENAYDEYENDLGITAIALYDYQAAGDDEISFDPDDIITNIEMIDDGWWRGVCKGRYGLFPANYVELRQ; this is encoded by the exons ATGTGGAAAGCGTCGGCAGGCCACGCGGTGTCCATCACCCAGGACGATGGGGGAGCTGATGACTGGGAGACCGACCCCGATTTTGTG aatGATGTGagtgagaaagaacaaagatggGGCGCCAAAACTGTGCAAGGCTCCGGGCACCAGGAGCACATTGA CATACACAAGCTGAGAGAGAATGTTTTTCAAGAACATCAGACCCTTAAGGAGAAGGAACTCGAAACAGGACCAAAAGCCTCCCATGGCTATGGAGGGAAGTTCGGTGTGGAACAAGACAGGATGGATAAG TCAGCTGTCGGCCATGAATATCAGTCGAAACTTTCCAAGCACTGCTCGCAAGTTGACTCTGTCCGGGGCTTTGGAGGCAAGTTCGGCGTCCAGATGGACAGAGTCGATCAG TCTGCTGTGGGCTTCGAATACCAGGGGAAGACCGAGAAGCACGCGTCCCAGAAAG ACTACTCGAGTGGCTTTGGTGGCAAATACGGCGTGCAGGCTGACCGTGTGGACAAGAGTGCCGTGGGCTTCGACTACCAGGGCAAGACGGAGAAGCATGAGTCACAGAGAG ATTACTCCAAAGGTTTTGGTGGCAAATACGGTATCGACAAGGACAAAGTGGACAAGAGTGCCGTCGGCTTTGAGTATCAGGGGAAGACCGAGAAGCACGAATCCCAGAAAG ACTATGTGAAAGGGTTTGGAGGAAAATTTGGTGTGCAAACAGACAGACAAGACAAATGTGCCCTTGGCTGGGATCACCAGGAGAAATTGCAGCTGCATGAATCCCAAAAAG ACTACTCCAAAGGATTCGGGGGAAAATACGGGGTGCAGAAGGATCGGATGGACAAG AACGCATCGACCTTTGAAGATGTCGCCAAGGTGTCCCCTGCTTACCAGAAGACGGTGCCTGTTGAAGCCG TGACCAGCAAAACCAGTAACATCAGAGCAAACTTTGAAAACCTCGCTAAGGAGAAGGAACAGGAGGACAGACGGAAGGCAGAAGCAGAGCGAGCCCAGCGGATGGCgaaggagaggcaggagcaggaagaGGCCCGGAGGAAGCTAGAG GAGCAAGCCCGAGCCAAAGCGCACACCCCGCCTGCGTCCCCCGCTCCCCAGCCGGCTGAGGAGAGGCAGCCTCCGAGCCCCGTCTACGAG GACGCAGCTTCATTCAAGGTGGAGCCGAGCTACAGAGGCCCCGTGAGCGGGATCGAGCCAGAGCCTGCGTACGGCATGGAGGCTGCTGACTACCGAGAGGCCGGCGGCCAGCAAGGCCTGGCCTACGCCCCAGAGGCCGTCTACGAAAGCACAGAGGCCCCAGGCCACTACCCAGCAG AGGAGAACGCCTACGACGAGTACGAGAACGACCTGGGCATCACGGCCATCGCCCTCTATGACTACCAGGCCG
- the CTTN gene encoding src substrate cortactin isoform X1, with amino-acid sequence MWKASAGHAVSITQDDGGADDWETDPDFVNDVSEKEQRWGAKTVQGSGHQEHIDIHKLRENVFQEHQTLKEKELETGPKASHGYGGKFGVEQDRMDKSAVGHEYQSKLSKHCSQVDSVRGFGGKFGVQMDRVDQSAVGFEYQGKTEKHASQKDYSSGFGGKYGVQADRVDKSAVGFDYQGKTEKHESQRDYSKGFGGKYGIDKDKVDKSAVGFEYQGKTEKHESQKDYVKGFGGKFGVQTDRQDKCALGWDHQEKLQLHESQKDYKTGFGGKFGVQSERQDSSAVGFDYKEKLAKHESQQDYSKGFGGKYGVQKDRMDKNASTFEDVAKVSPAYQKTVPVEAVTSKTSNIRANFENLAKEKEQEDRRKAEAERAQRMAKERQEQEEARRKLEEQARAKAHTPPASPAPQPAEERQPPSPVYEDAASFKVEPSYRGPVSGIEPEPAYGMEAADYREAGGQQGLAYAPEAVYESTEAPGHYPAEENAYDEYENDLGITAIALYDYQAAGDDEISFDPDDIITNIEMIDDGWWRGVCKGRYGLFPANYVELRQ; translated from the exons ATGTGGAAAGCGTCGGCAGGCCACGCGGTGTCCATCACCCAGGACGATGGGGGAGCTGATGACTGGGAGACCGACCCCGATTTTGTG aatGATGTGagtgagaaagaacaaagatggGGCGCCAAAACTGTGCAAGGCTCCGGGCACCAGGAGCACATTGA CATACACAAGCTGAGAGAGAATGTTTTTCAAGAACATCAGACCCTTAAGGAGAAGGAACTCGAAACAGGACCAAAAGCCTCCCATGGCTATGGAGGGAAGTTCGGTGTGGAACAAGACAGGATGGATAAG TCAGCTGTCGGCCATGAATATCAGTCGAAACTTTCCAAGCACTGCTCGCAAGTTGACTCTGTCCGGGGCTTTGGAGGCAAGTTCGGCGTCCAGATGGACAGAGTCGATCAG TCTGCTGTGGGCTTCGAATACCAGGGGAAGACCGAGAAGCACGCGTCCCAGAAAG ACTACTCGAGTGGCTTTGGTGGCAAATACGGCGTGCAGGCTGACCGTGTGGACAAGAGTGCCGTGGGCTTCGACTACCAGGGCAAGACGGAGAAGCATGAGTCACAGAGAG ATTACTCCAAAGGTTTTGGTGGCAAATACGGTATCGACAAGGACAAAGTGGACAAGAGTGCCGTCGGCTTTGAGTATCAGGGGAAGACCGAGAAGCACGAATCCCAGAAAG ACTATGTGAAAGGGTTTGGAGGAAAATTTGGTGTGCAAACAGACAGACAAGACAAATGTGCCCTTGGCTGGGATCACCAGGAGAAATTGCAGCTGCATGAATCCCAAAAAG ATTATAAGACTGGTTTCGGAGGCAAATTTGGTGTTCAGTCCGAGAGGCAGGACTCCTCTGCTGTGGGGTTTGATTACAAGGAGAAGCTGGCCAAGCACGAGTCCCAGCAAG ACTACTCCAAAGGATTCGGGGGAAAATACGGGGTGCAGAAGGATCGGATGGACAAG AACGCATCGACCTTTGAAGATGTCGCCAAGGTGTCCCCTGCTTACCAGAAGACGGTGCCTGTTGAAGCCG TGACCAGCAAAACCAGTAACATCAGAGCAAACTTTGAAAACCTCGCTAAGGAGAAGGAACAGGAGGACAGACGGAAGGCAGAAGCAGAGCGAGCCCAGCGGATGGCgaaggagaggcaggagcaggaagaGGCCCGGAGGAAGCTAGAG GAGCAAGCCCGAGCCAAAGCGCACACCCCGCCTGCGTCCCCCGCTCCCCAGCCGGCTGAGGAGAGGCAGCCTCCGAGCCCCGTCTACGAG GACGCAGCTTCATTCAAGGTGGAGCCGAGCTACAGAGGCCCCGTGAGCGGGATCGAGCCAGAGCCTGCGTACGGCATGGAGGCTGCTGACTACCGAGAGGCCGGCGGCCAGCAAGGCCTGGCCTACGCCCCAGAGGCCGTCTACGAAAGCACAGAGGCCCCAGGCCACTACCCAGCAG AGGAGAACGCCTACGACGAGTACGAGAACGACCTGGGCATCACGGCCATCGCCCTCTATGACTACCAGGCCG